The Amycolatopsis endophytica genome includes the window ACGCGCATGCTGAGGAAGGTCGTGCACACCGGTCCGCGGCGGTCCGTCATCGTCATGGACAGCCTGTCCCAAGTGGAGGACGCCGACCGGGACCAGGTCGTGGTCGCCGCGTCGAACGGGGGAGCGGCCTCCGGCGCGGCCGCGCGCCGCGTCGGCCTCGGTTGCGTCGTGCTCAACGACGCCGGGATCGGCAAGGACCGGGCCGGCATCGCCGGGGTCGTCTCGCTCGATGACGCCGGCATCCCCGCGGTCGCGGTCAGCCACACCTCCGCCGAAATCAGCAACGGGATCGACACGTGGGAAAACGGGGTGGTCTCGTTCGTCAACGGGACCGCCGCACGGGCCGGGTTCGCCGTCGGTGACCGGGTCCGCGACGCGGTGATGCGGTTCGTCGAGGCCGGGCGATGAGCGGGCGCAAGGTCATCATCACCGTCGCCCCCACCGGCGGACTGGCCACGAAACGCGACAACCCCCACCTCCCCACCCAGCCCGAAGCGATCGCCGCGGATGTCCGCCGGTGCTACGAGGCGGGCGCGAGCATCGCCGCCCTGCACGCCCGCCGCCCCGACGACGAGGCGACCTGCGACCCGACCGTGTACCGGAAGATCAACGACCTGATCCGGGAACGCTGCGACATCGTGCTCAACAACTCCACCGGCGGTGGGATCAACGGCGACCTGGTCGCGTGGAACGACGCCGGCTACCACGAGGTCAGCTGGCCCGAGCGGCTGCGCGGCCTCGACGGGGGCGCCGAGATGTGCACGCTCGACGCGATGACCTGTTTCGCCTCCGTCGCCGGACGCGAGACGCTGCTCGCGACGCCGCCCTCGCGCGGACGCGAACTCGCCCGGCTGATGCGCGAGAAGGGCATCAAACCCGAATGGGAGGCGTTCAGCCCCACCCACCTCGTGCAGGAGGTGGCCACGCTCATCGGCGAGGGCTACGACCGGCCGCCCTACTTCGTCAACCTCGTGCTCGGTCTGCACACCGTGTTCCAGGGCGCCATGCCCTACTCGCCGAAAGCGGTGCAGGACATGGTGAACCTGCTGCCCGAGCACAGCATCTTCACCGTGAGCGCGGCCGGCGACTGCCAGACCGAGGCGCTCACCCAGGCCCTGTTGCTGGGCGGGCACGTGCGCGTCGGGCTCGAGGACAACCTGTGGCTCGAGCCCGGCGAGCCCGGCACCAACCTCGCCTTCGTCGAACGGATCGTGCGCATCGTGCGCGAACTGGGCATGGAACCGGCGACGGCGGCCGAAGCGCGCGCGATGCTCGGGCTGGGGCGGCCGTGAGCGCCGGGCTGCGGTCGCGGGACTGGTTCGGGCCGCGCGACGTCAACGGCTTCGCCGCCCGGTCCTGGATGAAGAACCAGGGCCTCCCGCCACGGATGTTCGACGGCAGGCCGGTGATCGGGATCTGCAACACCTGGTCCGAGCTGACCCCGTGCAACGCCCACCTGCGCGACCTCGCCGAGCACGTCAAGCGCGGCGTGTACGAGGCGGGCGGCTTCCCCGTCGAGTTCCCGGTGATGTCGCTGGGGGAGACGCTGCTGAGGCCGACGAGCATGCTGTTCCGCAACCTGGTCAGCATGGACGTCGAGGAGTCGATCCGCGCCAACCCGCTCGACGGGGTGGTGCTGCTGTGCGGGTGCGACAAGACGACCCCGGCGCTGCTCATGGGCGCGGCCAGCTGCGACCTGCCCGCGCTCGTGGTGTCCGGCGGGCCGATGCTCACCGGGCGGTTCCGGGGACGGCAGCTCGGTTCCGGCACCGCGGTGTTCGCCATGTCGGAGGAGGTCCGTGCGGGCCGGATGCCGGCCGCGGGCTTCGCCGAGGCCGAGTCATGCATGTCCCGTTCGGCCGGGCACTGCAACACGATGGGGACGGC containing:
- a CDS encoding 3-keto-5-aminohexanoate cleavage protein; translated protein: MSGRKVIITVAPTGGLATKRDNPHLPTQPEAIAADVRRCYEAGASIAALHARRPDDEATCDPTVYRKINDLIRERCDIVLNNSTGGGINGDLVAWNDAGYHEVSWPERLRGLDGGAEMCTLDAMTCFASVAGRETLLATPPSRGRELARLMREKGIKPEWEAFSPTHLVQEVATLIGEGYDRPPYFVNLVLGLHTVFQGAMPYSPKAVQDMVNLLPEHSIFTVSAAGDCQTEALTQALLLGGHVRVGLEDNLWLEPGEPGTNLAFVERIVRIVRELGMEPATAAEARAMLGLGRP